Proteins co-encoded in one Ruegeria sp. YS9 genomic window:
- a CDS encoding LysE family translocator has product MSFEAWTIFALFWVVFVTTPGPNAVNCISNGMSLPFPKAMMGVLAILTQASMFLILSALGVTALIAASPTGFFMAKLVGAGFLIWLGVRGWMNATKPAPVSERPARHVYLHALAVATINPKSVAGYLAAFSQFVQPEVPIWQQMVVIMPTALIITTLSYTGFTVLGALMGKAALGAVFNIWVRRVMAACFIIYGVLLGTSTAPAARG; this is encoded by the coding sequence ATGAGCTTCGAGGCCTGGACCATATTCGCGCTATTCTGGGTGGTATTCGTCACCACTCCGGGGCCGAACGCGGTCAACTGCATCTCGAACGGGATGAGCCTGCCATTTCCAAAGGCGATGATGGGTGTATTGGCCATCCTGACACAGGCCAGCATGTTTTTGATCCTGTCCGCGCTGGGCGTCACAGCCCTGATTGCCGCTTCTCCGACCGGTTTCTTCATGGCCAAGCTGGTCGGAGCGGGCTTTCTGATCTGGCTGGGCGTGCGGGGGTGGATGAACGCAACAAAGCCCGCACCGGTTTCAGAGCGCCCGGCCCGGCACGTTTATTTGCACGCGCTGGCAGTGGCCACGATCAACCCCAAAAGTGTCGCCGGATATCTCGCGGCGTTCTCGCAATTCGTTCAGCCCGAGGTTCCAATCTGGCAGCAGATGGTCGTGATCATGCCAACCGCGCTGATCATCACCACGCTCAGCTATACCGGTTTCACCGTGTTGGGCGCCTTGATGGGCAAGGCGGCGCTGGGCGCGGTGTTCAATATCTGGGTGCGCCGGGTGATGGCGGCCTGTTTCATAATCTACGGCGTGTTGTTGGGAACCAGCACCGCGCCTGCGGCAAGGGGGTAG
- a CDS encoding helix-turn-helix domain-containing protein — MNSQAPQSATLGADLRALRKARGLTLTEIATRLDRSVGWLSQVERDLSEPSISDLRQIAECLGVPMSMLFAHSAAPADEQGYVVRAGSRRPMGSGEEGLIEELLSPDLTDDFEMVHSTFEPHSRMQTPANRPTQEVGYMVSGRLNLTIGAREFLVGPGDSFRIKHEPYQWANPYDEPAVAIWVIAPPVY; from the coding sequence GTGAACAGCCAAGCCCCCCAAAGCGCGACCCTTGGTGCTGACCTGAGGGCCTTGCGCAAGGCCCGAGGGTTGACCCTGACCGAGATTGCAACTCGGCTGGATCGCTCTGTCGGTTGGTTGAGCCAGGTTGAGCGCGATTTGTCCGAGCCTTCAATCTCGGACCTGCGCCAGATTGCCGAATGCCTCGGCGTGCCCATGTCGATGCTGTTTGCGCATTCCGCTGCCCCCGCAGACGAACAGGGCTACGTTGTGCGCGCCGGGTCGCGTCGCCCGATGGGGTCGGGCGAAGAAGGGCTGATCGAAGAGTTGCTGTCGCCGGATCTGACCGATGATTTCGAAATGGTGCATTCCACTTTCGAGCCACATTCACGGATGCAGACCCCAGCCAATCGCCCGACGCAGGAAGTGGGCTATATGGTCTCGGGTCGATTGAACCTGACGATCGGGGCGCGTGAATTCCTGGTGGGGCCTGGTGACAGCTTTCGGATCAAACATGAACCTTATCAATGGGCCAACCCCTATGATGAACCTGCCGTGGCCATCTGGGTCATTGCTCCGCCGGTGTACTGA
- a CDS encoding GAF domain-containing protein, giving the protein MTADYETLAKTIAALTEGETDQVALMATVACEVHHSDDRFDWTGFYRVTKPGVLKIGPYQGGHGCLVIPFERGVCGAAARTGETQLVPDVDAFPGHIACASSTRSELVLPVRDSSGKVIAVFDIDSDQPDAFTQQDAQNLEDILTAVFAGL; this is encoded by the coding sequence ATGACTGCCGATTATGAGACACTTGCCAAAACCATCGCGGCCCTGACCGAAGGCGAAACGGACCAGGTTGCTCTCATGGCCACTGTCGCCTGCGAGGTTCACCATTCCGACGATCGTTTTGACTGGACCGGGTTTTATCGTGTCACCAAACCGGGCGTTCTGAAGATCGGGCCCTATCAGGGTGGGCATGGTTGTTTGGTCATCCCGTTCGAACGGGGCGTCTGCGGTGCCGCCGCAAGAACGGGCGAAACGCAACTGGTGCCGGATGTCGATGCGTTTCCGGGTCACATCGCCTGCGCCAGCTCAACGCGGTCCGAACTGGTTCTGCCCGTGCGGGATTCGTCGGGAAAAGTTATCGCCGTTTTTGACATTGACAGCGACCAGCCGGATGCTTTCACGCAACAGGATGCGCAAAATCTGGAAGACATTCTGACCGCCGTGTTTGCCGGGCTCTGA
- a CDS encoding acetyl-CoA C-acyltransferase — translation MRDVVIAGAARTPMGGFQGMFDGVAAADLGGEAIRAALQQAGVQTVDEVLMGCVLPAGQGQAPARQAGFAAGLGEEVPATTLNKMCGSGMKAAMMSFDQIALGHADTMVAGGMESMTNAPYLLPKMRGGARIGHGQVVDHMFLDGLEDAYDKGRLMGTFAEDCAEAYQFTREAQDEYALQSLSNALSAQESGAFDQEIAPVTVRTRKGEILLETDEQPKSARPEKIPTLKPAFRKDGTVTAANSSSISDGAAALVLASAEAAEAQGMTVRARILGHASHAQAPGLFTTAPVPAAQKLLSRIGWSKDDVDLWEVNEAFAVVPMAFMHEMGLPRDKVNVNGGACALGHPIGASGARIIVTLLNALEKRNLKRGVAAICIGGGEGTAIAIERV, via the coding sequence ATGAGAGACGTTGTTATAGCAGGGGCTGCCCGTACACCGATGGGCGGGTTTCAGGGCATGTTTGACGGTGTTGCTGCGGCTGACCTCGGGGGCGAAGCGATCCGCGCGGCTTTGCAACAGGCAGGGGTACAGACAGTCGACGAAGTGCTGATGGGTTGCGTTTTGCCGGCCGGGCAGGGTCAGGCACCTGCGCGGCAGGCCGGATTCGCGGCAGGATTGGGCGAAGAGGTTCCCGCCACCACGCTGAACAAAATGTGTGGTTCGGGGATGAAGGCCGCAATGATGTCCTTTGACCAAATTGCCTTGGGTCACGCAGATACGATGGTTGCGGGCGGCATGGAAAGCATGACCAACGCGCCGTATCTGCTGCCCAAGATGCGCGGCGGTGCCCGCATTGGCCACGGCCAGGTGGTTGATCATATGTTCCTCGACGGCCTTGAAGATGCCTATGACAAGGGCCGTCTGATGGGCACCTTCGCCGAAGATTGTGCCGAGGCGTACCAGTTCACCCGTGAAGCACAGGATGAATACGCGCTGCAATCTTTGTCCAACGCGCTGTCTGCGCAGGAAAGTGGTGCATTCGATCAGGAAATCGCGCCGGTTACGGTCCGGACGCGCAAGGGTGAAATTCTGCTGGAGACAGATGAGCAGCCAAAATCCGCCCGCCCCGAGAAGATCCCGACGCTGAAACCTGCGTTTCGCAAGGACGGTACGGTGACGGCGGCCAATTCGTCTTCGATTTCGGATGGCGCGGCGGCGCTGGTTCTTGCCTCGGCAGAAGCCGCCGAAGCGCAGGGTATGACGGTTCGGGCCCGGATTTTGGGTCATGCGAGCCATGCTCAGGCCCCCGGCCTTTTCACGACGGCTCCGGTCCCGGCGGCGCAGAAGCTCTTGTCGCGCATTGGCTGGAGCAAGGATGACGTCGACCTGTGGGAAGTGAACGAGGCCTTCGCGGTTGTGCCGATGGCTTTCATGCACGAAATGGGCTTGCCGCGAGACAAGGTGAATGTGAATGGCGGCGCCTGCGCCCTGGGCCATCCCATCGGTGCCTCTGGTGCCCGCATCATCGTTACGTTGTTGAATGCGCTGGAAAAACGTAACCTCAAACGGGGCGTCGCGGCGATCTGCATTGGCGGGGGGGAAGGCACGGCCATTGCCATCGAACGCGTTTGA
- a CDS encoding STAS domain-containing protein: MGLTSKTTGETQIITVHADRIDAAMAIQFKEDMRANTEDSAHRVVLDLSDVEFIDSSGLGAIVASMKQLGKDRRLDLAGLQPVVEKVFRLTRMDTVFRLFETLDDALSETDA, translated from the coding sequence ATGGGGCTGACCAGCAAGACAACCGGCGAAACTCAGATCATCACCGTTCATGCCGACCGGATCGATGCTGCAATGGCCATTCAGTTCAAGGAAGACATGCGCGCCAATACCGAGGACAGCGCTCATCGCGTTGTTCTGGATCTGTCCGATGTCGAGTTCATTGACTCCAGCGGTCTGGGTGCAATCGTCGCCTCAATGAAACAGCTGGGAAAGGACCGGAGGCTTGATCTGGCCGGGTTGCAGCCAGTGGTCGAAAAAGTCTTTCGCCTGACACGCATGGATACGGTTTTCAGGCTTTTTGAAACACTGGATGACGCGTTGTCAGAGACGGACGCCTGA
- a CDS encoding ATP-binding protein, whose amino-acid sequence MEPIENKTCLELTFPATESEASVGIAKLSVGLAERGLPPHKADDVKIALAEAINNVVEHAYNGIAAAKVQVTCRLDRDLLDILISDTGRPLPGYRLPDGTPAPIGTDLQDLPEGGFGWFLIHRLTSDIRYERRGGCNRLSLRFDFEPNG is encoded by the coding sequence GTGGAGCCGATTGAAAACAAGACCTGTCTGGAATTGACCTTCCCTGCGACGGAATCAGAGGCCAGTGTGGGCATTGCAAAGCTCAGCGTCGGTCTGGCGGAACGGGGGTTGCCCCCCCATAAAGCCGATGATGTGAAGATTGCATTGGCTGAAGCCATCAACAACGTCGTGGAACACGCTTACAATGGCATCGCCGCGGCCAAGGTTCAGGTCACCTGTCGGCTGGACAGGGATCTTCTGGACATCTTGATCTCGGATACGGGGCGCCCGCTGCCTGGATACCGGCTTCCGGATGGCACCCCTGCTCCAATTGGAACGGATCTACAGGACCTCCCCGAAGGCGGGTTCGGCTGGTTCCTGATTCATCGCCTCACCAGTGATATCCGGTACGAGCGGCGCGGTGGATGCAACCGTCTGTCCCTGCGGTTTGACTTTGAACCCAACGGGTGA
- the ggt gene encoding gamma-glutamyltransferase: MRDLHNPGRSEVFATQGMCATSHPLAAKVAIDILGQGGNAMDAAIAGAVLLGICEPQMTGLGGDCFVLFNRAGESRIRALNGSGRAPAAAQSQMLRDQGLSSVPLDGPDAVTIPGAVDAFCHLAQTEGRLGLGAILNPAIHYAEAGVPVAPRVAFDWKSGAATLQGAARDHYLIDGQAPSIGQVFRAPGQAEVLRQIAAHGRDAFYSGEIADDMITALSERGGVHSAEDFHHTSYTETQPIHGAYKGVDLVEHPPNGQGATAILLLNILKHFDMASMDPFGAERIHIEAEATKLAYDARNRFIADPDHMARVERFLDPDIAARLAALIDPQKAMPAAAPLTEAVHKDTVYITVVDRDQMAVSLIYSIFHSFGSGIASEKYGILLQNRGAGFTLQPGHPNELGGGKRPMHTIIPGMLAQDGRVTMPFGVMGGAYQPTGHARLVSNLVDFGLGLQESIDAPRAFFDGSVLKLERGYSEQIAKQLSDIGHNIEVPETPLGGAQAIRIRNDGILEGGSDPRKDGCSLGY; the protein is encoded by the coding sequence ATGCGTGATCTGCATAATCCGGGCCGATCCGAAGTTTTTGCCACGCAAGGCATGTGCGCAACGTCGCATCCGCTGGCGGCCAAAGTGGCCATCGATATCTTGGGCCAGGGCGGCAACGCGATGGATGCCGCGATCGCCGGGGCTGTTCTTCTGGGGATTTGCGAACCTCAGATGACCGGATTGGGCGGCGATTGCTTCGTTCTGTTCAATCGTGCCGGCGAAAGCAGGATACGCGCGCTCAACGGATCGGGTCGCGCACCGGCTGCCGCGCAATCCCAGATGTTGCGCGATCAGGGCCTGTCATCCGTACCTTTGGATGGGCCGGATGCCGTGACCATTCCCGGAGCCGTCGATGCCTTCTGCCACCTGGCCCAGACCGAGGGTCGCCTGGGGTTGGGCGCGATTTTGAACCCGGCGATTCATTATGCTGAAGCGGGTGTTCCGGTGGCTCCCCGTGTCGCTTTCGATTGGAAATCGGGGGCCGCAACACTTCAGGGCGCCGCCCGCGACCACTATCTGATTGACGGGCAAGCCCCGTCGATCGGGCAGGTTTTCCGTGCGCCGGGACAGGCGGAGGTATTGCGCCAAATCGCAGCCCACGGGCGCGACGCGTTCTATTCAGGTGAAATCGCCGATGATATGATTACCGCACTTTCGGAAAGGGGAGGTGTCCATTCCGCTGAGGATTTTCATCACACAAGCTATACCGAAACGCAGCCGATACATGGGGCCTACAAAGGCGTGGATTTGGTGGAACATCCACCGAACGGCCAGGGCGCAACCGCGATTTTGCTGCTGAATATCCTCAAGCACTTTGACATGGCCTCCATGGATCCATTCGGAGCGGAGCGTATTCATATCGAGGCCGAGGCCACCAAACTGGCCTATGACGCTCGAAACCGGTTCATCGCGGATCCTGACCACATGGCAAGAGTGGAGCGCTTTCTGGATCCGGATATCGCTGCCAGATTGGCTGCTTTGATCGATCCCCAAAAGGCGATGCCTGCTGCGGCGCCTCTGACCGAAGCGGTTCACAAGGACACGGTTTACATCACCGTGGTCGACCGCGACCAAATGGCTGTTTCGCTGATCTATTCGATCTTTCACAGCTTTGGATCCGGTATAGCGTCGGAAAAATACGGCATATTGCTGCAAAACCGCGGGGCAGGATTCACATTGCAGCCCGGCCACCCCAACGAACTGGGCGGCGGCAAACGCCCGATGCACACGATCATTCCGGGAATGTTGGCGCAGGACGGTCGGGTCACGATGCCGTTTGGAGTGATGGGCGGTGCCTATCAGCCAACCGGACACGCGCGCTTGGTGTCAAACCTTGTCGATTTCGGGCTTGGGTTGCAGGAAAGCATCGATGCGCCGCGCGCCTTCTTTGACGGATCGGTTCTGAAACTGGAGCGCGGGTACAGCGAGCAGATCGCGAAACAATTGTCCGATATCGGCCATAATATTGAAGTGCCGGAAACACCACTTGGCGGAGCGCAAGCGATCCGAATCCGAAACGACGGCATTTTGGAAGGCGGCAGCGACCCACGCAAGGATGGCTGTTCGCTTGGATACTGA
- the hspQ gene encoding heat shock protein HspQ, translating into MLKTRAKYGLGQVVRHKKHPFRGVIFDVDPEFSNTEEWYQAIPEDSRPRKEQPFYHLLAENDQSFYVAYVSEQNLVADYSGEPVEHPDIPNMFGPFEDGAYPLHFHLN; encoded by the coding sequence ATGCTAAAGACACGTGCAAAATACGGCTTGGGCCAGGTGGTTCGTCACAAGAAACACCCTTTTCGAGGGGTGATTTTTGACGTGGATCCCGAGTTTTCGAATACCGAAGAATGGTATCAGGCCATTCCGGAAGACAGCCGCCCAAGGAAAGAGCAACCGTTCTATCACCTGCTGGCCGAGAACGATCAATCCTTCTATGTTGCTTATGTTTCAGAACAAAATCTGGTTGCCGACTATTCAGGAGAACCGGTCGAGCACCCGGATATACCCAATATGTTCGGACCGTTCGAAGATGGTGCATACCCCCTGCACTTCCACCTGAACTAG
- a CDS encoding AEC family transporter, protein MNLILTVFEIVAPVFLLAAVGFTWVKLGFEYRLQFVTRFATMLAMPSLIFVALMQTEIPGNDLSRFTMATLVANLLLAVLFWLIVRGLRLDPRTYLSPLIFGNTGNLGLPLCIFAFGQVGLGYAVIFLSVTALFSFTYGIYLVAGKGALGQVARQPMAWATILGAVFLSQGWQTPTFLTSTLELLGQMAVPLMLVTLGVAIARLSSHSLGRALWLSALKLAVCFALGWGIGRWFDLDTIAFGVLVVQICTPVAVTSYLLAERFGADSDAVAGMVMVSTVLSVAALPAVLAIIL, encoded by the coding sequence GTGAACCTTATACTGACAGTGTTCGAAATCGTGGCGCCGGTTTTTCTATTGGCGGCTGTTGGTTTTACCTGGGTCAAGCTGGGTTTCGAATACCGCCTGCAATTCGTCACCCGCTTTGCAACGATGCTGGCGATGCCCAGTCTGATTTTTGTTGCCCTGATGCAAACCGAGATCCCGGGCAATGATCTGTCACGCTTCACAATGGCGACACTGGTCGCAAATCTGCTGCTGGCAGTGTTGTTCTGGCTGATCGTTCGAGGGTTGAGACTGGACCCGCGAACATATCTGTCACCTTTGATCTTCGGCAATACCGGCAATCTCGGCCTGCCGCTGTGTATCTTTGCCTTTGGACAGGTCGGCCTGGGGTATGCAGTCATCTTTCTGTCAGTTACTGCACTGTTTTCTTTCACTTACGGGATATATCTGGTCGCCGGTAAAGGTGCGTTGGGACAGGTTGCGCGCCAACCAATGGCCTGGGCGACGATCCTTGGCGCAGTGTTTCTGTCGCAGGGGTGGCAGACGCCGACATTTCTGACCAGCACGCTGGAGCTTTTGGGGCAAATGGCCGTCCCGCTGATGCTGGTCACATTGGGTGTGGCAATCGCCCGCCTGAGCTCGCACAGCCTGGGGCGGGCGCTGTGGCTGTCGGCGCTGAAACTGGCGGTGTGCTTTGCGCTGGGATGGGGAATCGGACGATGGTTTGATCTGGATACGATCGCATTTGGCGTTCTGGTTGTTCAGATTTGTACGCCGGTTGCCGTAACCTCTTACCTGTTGGCCGAACGGTTCGGGGCCGATTCCGACGCCGTCGCCGGCATGGTCATGGTGTCCACCGTACTTTCCGTGGCGGCGTTACCGGCTGTTCTGGCCATCATTTTATAG